In a genomic window of Croceibacterium sp. TMG7-5b_MA50:
- a CDS encoding MipA/OmpV family protein, with protein MRTILTGAATLAALLAMPAIAQDVAAPGSVGTTGQGAVPEQIDAGVLDGDFLVIGAGVGYTPTYEGADDYTVTPFPAVAGRVGGIGIAPRAGGLALDLIADYDTAGNVQFQLGPVARLRFGRDGDTGDDVVNLLDDQDLAVEVGANAGITFAQVLHPYDRLTVSTDVRWDVAGAHDGMVVTPGVSYLTPLSRGIFAALNVNAEWVDDSFAEYYYGLDAQQAAITGLPRYDADGGFKSAGVNLIAGFDLNGDITDGGLSIVGLASYNRLFGSAEDTPFTSIRGSADQWVGGIGLAYTF; from the coding sequence ATGCGAACCATTCTGACCGGCGCCGCCACCCTGGCCGCGCTGCTTGCCATGCCTGCGATCGCGCAGGATGTCGCTGCGCCCGGCTCGGTCGGGACCACCGGCCAGGGCGCCGTGCCCGAACAGATCGATGCCGGCGTGCTGGACGGCGACTTCCTCGTGATCGGGGCGGGCGTAGGCTACACGCCGACCTATGAAGGGGCTGACGATTATACGGTCACCCCATTCCCGGCGGTCGCCGGCCGGGTGGGCGGCATCGGGATCGCGCCGCGCGCGGGCGGCCTGGCGCTGGACCTGATCGCCGACTACGACACGGCGGGCAATGTCCAGTTCCAGCTCGGCCCCGTGGCGCGCCTCCGGTTCGGCCGCGACGGCGACACCGGGGATGACGTGGTGAACCTGCTGGATGATCAGGATCTCGCCGTGGAAGTGGGCGCCAATGCCGGCATCACCTTCGCGCAGGTGCTGCACCCCTACGACCGGCTGACCGTCAGCACCGATGTGCGCTGGGATGTGGCCGGCGCGCATGACGGCATGGTGGTGACGCCCGGCGTCAGCTACCTGACCCCGCTCAGCCGCGGGATCTTCGCCGCGCTGAACGTGAATGCCGAATGGGTCGATGATTCCTTCGCCGAATATTATTACGGCCTCGATGCGCAGCAGGCGGCGATCACCGGCCTGCCCCGCTATGACGCCGATGGCGGGTTCAAGTCGGCGGGCGTCAACCTGATCGCCGGGTTCGACCTCAATGGCGACATCACCGATGGCGGCCTCTCCATCGTCGGCCTCGCCAGCTACAACCGCCTGTTCGGCTCGGCGGAGGATACGCCGTTCACCTCCATCCGCGGCAGCGCGGACCAGTGGGTCGGCGGCATCGGCCTCGCCTACACGTTCTGA